AGCAGTGATTGGCACACTGCAACCCTATCTTTAGGTTTAAAAGATGGTTCAATAGAGAAAGCAACGCCGGGTTTCCCAAATAGCCCAAAGCCCATTATTCCTGTTTTAACCATTGATAAAGCAAAGGAACGTACAGACGAAATTAGCATAAAAGGATTAGTTACAGATCTGTCTAATAACCTTTTTGAGAATTGTATTTATATTCAAGATAGCAGTGGGGGTATAAGATTAAAGCTTATTTTTGGAAAATGGCTGGATTTAAAAATCGGTTCGGAAATAATTGTCGTTGGTAAGATAGAAACTTATTATGGTGAAAAACAGCTAAAGATTGCTGATACTTCCGACATTATTGTTGGTGAGGCTTCTAACATTGTTCCAATTAGCGTCAAAACTAATAATATAGGTTTGTTTGAAGGATCTTTGATAAAAATATCAGGTACAATTGTGGATAAATCTGGTTTAGTTTTTTGGATTAATGATGGAAGCGGTAGAGCCAAAATATACATAAAAGAGAGTACAGGCATTGATAAACCGGAAATGCGAATGGGTGATAGCGCAGAAATCATAGGTATTGTTAATAATTGGGATGGCAATTACAGGGTTTTGCCAAGAACCGTTTCTGATATTTCTATTAAGAAGAAACAGATAGTCCAATCTAACTTAAATTTAATTCTTATAAGCGAAGCAAAAAAACAGAAAAAAGGGTCTAAGGTAAAGATTTCCGGTATAGTATCAGTAACACCGGGAATTCTAAGCAATAATTATTTTTATATCCAGGATAGTAGCGGTGGTATTCAGATTTATTCTTCCCGCAAAAAGTTTCCAGATTTGAAACTTGGATTTTTGGTTGAAGTTATAGGTGAATTATCGGAAAGTTATGGAGAAAAGAGAGTTAAAATAAACAGTATAGAAAATATAATTTTTATAAGCGCAAAATCTCCACCAAAACCTCTGATTGTGAAAGTTAAAAATGCTTCAAGTAGCGATGGATTATTAGTTAAAATCAAGGGTAAAGTTATAAAAAGCAGTGGCAATATTTTTTATATTTCTGATGGAACTGGAGAAATAAAGGCGGTCATAAATAAAAGTACGGGTATAAAAAAACAAAGGCTTAAAAAAGGTGATATCATCGAAATTACAGGTATTATTGTGCAAAACAGGAGTGGCTTGAAGCTGATGCTTCGGTTTCAAAATGATTTTAAATTTATTCAATCCGCACCGAAAACCACAAAGAAAACAAAAGCTAAGGTTAAAAGCGCTTCAGTATCTGTGTTCGGAGATTCCGGGTCTCTAAATAAACCACAATTAATATTCGCAGTTAAAAATAAGAAAAACGATAATTTTTTAGGTATAATAGGTTGGTTGATGATTACAATCTCTTTAGTGTGGACTTTTTCCATGAAAAAACTTGAGTCAAGCAAAAAGATTGAGGTTTAAATTTGACAAACCAGTAAAAGTGGCAAGGGACGCACCCTTACCACTTATTATGTTTCTTACCGGCATCCCTCACTATTAGTTTCTAAAATTGTAAATAATAAACAATAANNNNNNNNNNNNNNNNNNNNNNNNNTCAAGTCCAACTTTTACCTTAATTAGAGAATATAAGATTAAAAACAATCCAAATATTAAAAAATTATTCCATTTGGATTTGTATCGGCTGCACTCAGAAAAAGAGGCAGAAGAATTAGGGTTACATGAGTTATTTGAAGACAAATCAGCTATTATTGTTATAGAATGGGCAGATAGAATTAAAAATCTATTGCCAGATTATACCGAATGGTTAAAATTTGAATTTATTGATGAAAATACAAGAAAAATTATTATAAGTTAGGGTAAAATTATGGAAATTTTATATATTAATACCTCAAATTATAATGCTAAAATTGGTTTGATTAGTGATAATAAGTCTAAATTTTTAAAATTCCAGGCTAAAAATAGACTATCCAATATTCTGTTAACAAGAATTGATAAATTACTTAAAGAAAATAAAATTGTTCCTAAAAAGTTAAAGGCGATAGCTGTTTTTAAGGGACCAGGTTCTTTTA
This genomic interval from bacterium CG_4_10_14_0_2_um_filter_33_32 contains the following:
- the tsaB gene encoding tRNA (adenosine(37)-N6)-threonylcarbamoyltransferase complex dimerization subunit type 1 TsaB gives rise to the protein MEILYINTSNYNAKIGLISDNKSKFLKFQAKNRLSNILLTRIDKLLKENKIVPKKLKAIAVFKGPGSFTGLRIGIATANAFTFSLKIPLIEIDKEDNSLAKIIREKFKNKIFTNIIIPFYGKPPNITKPKTKK